Genomic window (Streptomyces yatensis):
CGCGTAGGACAGATCGCCTTGGAACATCGCGGCGATGTCGGCCTTGAAGCCCGCGCCCGCCCGGGCCAACTCCCCCAGCAGGCCCGGTGGTTCGCTGTAGCGCAGGGTCCGCGCCAGCGGCCAGGTGAGCTGGTAGCCGGGGACCTCGCGGGGCGGGTGGGACATCGGCACATTGACGAGCCCGACGCTCCAGCCCTGCCGGGCGAACCACTCCCAGGCGGTGTCGCAGCCGTAGTCGCCGGTCCCGACCAGGCGGTCCCCGTAGACCGGGTCCTGGGTGTCGAAGAATTGGTAGATGCCGTGGCCGCCGGGGCGGCGCGCGGTGACGAACGTGCTCCAGCCGGGCGCGGTGTGCGCCGGCCAGGTGGTGGTGGTCGGGCCGTGTGCGCTGTCGGCGAGCAGCTTCCCGAGCACCGGCAGCGCGCCCTCGGCGACCAGCGGCTCGATCAGCTCGAGGCTGCCCCCGTCGATGCCGAGCACGACGGCCTTGGGTGGTGCGGTATGCGGCATGGTCGGTCCCCCCTGCTCACCGCTTGTGGGGCCACGGTATGCAGCCTGACAACTAAAGTCAAACATCCTCATTGACTTTGGTCATCGCGCTCGCAATCATCGAGGTCATGAGCGCTACCTCCGCTGTCGTCTTCGACCTGGACGGCGTCCTGCTCGACACCACCGAGAACATGCGCCGCGCCTTCGCCGCCACCTGGCGGGCCGCCCGGCGGCCGGGCGATCCACCGTTCACCACGTTCCTGGCCCATATGGGCGCGCCGCTGCCCCGGATCCTCGAAGCGCTCGGCCTGCCCTCCGAGTTGGCGGCGGTCTACGCGGCCGAGAGCACCCGCCACATCGAGCTGGTCACCGCGCACCCGGGCATCCCGGTGGTGCTGGCCTCGCTCGCCTCGGCCGGGGTGCCGACCGCCGTCGCGACCGGGAAGACCTACGAGCGCGCCCTGCAGGCGCTCACCGCCGCCGGGATCGCCCACGCCCTGGACGTCGTGATCGGCAGCGACCAGGTGACGCGGCCCAAGCCCGATCCGGAGATCGTGCGGACCGCGCTCGCCGCACTGCCCGACGCCCCTGACACGGCACGGGCGTTCTTCGTCGGCGACAGCGTGCTGGACATGCGCTCCGGCCGGGCCGCGGGCGCCACCGTGGTCGCGGCGGGCTGGGGGCAGACCGCCCCGGAGACGCTGCGCGCCGAAGGCCCCGACCACTACGCGGGGACCGCCCTCGGCCTGCTCGCCGTGTTCGGCCTGCCCTCCCCCGTGCGGGAGACGTCTCCGGGATCCCACGATGGCTGAGCTGCTGCTGCTCAACGGCCCGAACCTGGCGCAACTCGGCCGGCGCCGCCCGGAGATCTACGGCACCACGACGCTCGCCGGGATCGAGGAGATGGTCCGCGAAGCCGTCCCCGGCCACACCGTGCGGGCCGTGCAGGACGAATGCGAGGGGGCGCTTGTGCGCGCCGTGCACGCCGCCGGCGACTGCGCGGGCGCCATCGTCAACCCGGGTGCGCTGATGATGGCCGGGTGGAGCCTGCGCGACGCGCTGGAGAGCTTCCCCGCCCCGTGGATCGAGGTCCATCTGTCGAATGTGTGGGCCCGCGAGGAGTTCCGGCACCACTCGGTGCTCTCGCCGCCGGCCTCGGGCGTCATCGCGGGCCTGGGCGCCGATGGGTACCGGGTCGCGGCGCTGGCGCTGCTGGCCAGGATCGAGGGCTGATGCGCCGCGTCGTGGTGAGCCCGCATCCCGATGACGCCGTGTGGTCCTGCGGCGGGATGTTCGGCGCGTGGGCGGCGGGCCCCGGCACTCTCACCGTGGTCACGGTCTTCGACGGCGGTCCCGCGGCCGCCGTCCGCCGCGCCGAGGACGCCGCCGCGCTGGCCGCCTGGCCGGTCCGGGCGGCCGGCCTCGGCTTCCCCGACGCCGCGCACCGCGGGGCCCGTTACCCGGGGCCGCTGTCGCGCCGCCGCGCCGTGCACCCCGACGACGCGGAGCTGGCCGAGGCGGTGGCGGCCGCGCTGGCCCCGTATCTGCGCGAGGGCGACCTGCTGCTGCTTCCGCTGGCCGGGCGGACCCATGTGGACCATGTCATCGCGCGTGCGGCCGCCGAGCGCGCGGCGGCCGGGACCGCCGTCCAGGTCGCGTACTACGCCGAGTTCCCCTATCGGCCGCCCCCGGCGGGCGGTCCCGGCATGGAGGTCACCGAGCACCGGGCCGACTTCTCCGCCTGGCTGCGCGGTGCTCTGGCCTACCGGTCCCAGGTGACGGAGATGTTCGGCGGACCGCTGCGGTTCGGCCGGGCGCTGGCGGGGCACGCCCGCACCCCCGCGGTGTGGCGGGAGCACCGGCCGGCCGCTCAGGACCCGGCGGCCGCGAAGTAGGCGGCCAGACTCCCCGTCAGCAGCAGTGGCAGGGCGCGGACGTCGGCGGTGTCGTGGAGCGAGGCGAACCGCTGGTGGGTGACGTCGTGCTGCTCCCAGCGGTCGGGGCGGGCGTGGGTGAGGTGGACGCCGGGCGCGCCCCGGTCCACCGTGGGCCGGTGCCCCGCCGCCAGCAGCCGCACCCCCAGTTCCAGGTCCTCGCAGCCCCAGCGGGTGCCGAAGCCCTCGTCGAAGCCGCCCGCCTGGTCGAACGCCGCCCGCGACAGCGACAGATTGGCGCCCACACAGGCCAGCCAGCCCAGCCGGGCCGGGGCCGTCCCGGCGGCCACGGCCAGCGCGGCGGCCTCCAGGTTGTTGCGGACCAGCCGCTCGCCTCCGTTCAGCACGGCCGCCGCCGCGACCGGGTCGGGGCCGTGGGCCGCCAGCCAGCGGCGGGCGACGGGGAATTCCATCAGCGGACCGTGGACGAAGCCGGGCCCGGTGCCGTGGGCGGCGTGCGCGGACAGAAAGCCGGGGCCGGTGAGGATGTCGTCGTCCACGAACAGCAGGCGGGTGCCACCGGCCGCGCGCGCACCGGTGTTGCGGGCGGCGGCCCGGCCCCGGCGCGGGCCCTCGACGACGCGGACCGGCGCGTCCGCCGGAACGGCCACGGGCCCCTCCCCGTCGCTGACGACGACGATCTCCGCCGAGGGCGGCCGATCGGCCAGCAGACACGCCAGCGTGGCGCGCAGCGACTCCGGCTTGTCCTTCGTCGGGATGACGACGCTCAGCCCGCTCATACGGCCGTGCTCTCCGGCAGGGCCAGCGGGCGGCCCGACGCCCGGTAGGCGGCCTCCAGCAGGTCCACCACGGCGGCGGACTCGGCCAGCTCCGCCTGCCAGTCCAGCCTCCCGGAGGCGAAGTCGGCGATGGCCTCCACCTGCGCGTCGTACTCCCGCCCGACCGGGTCCGGCACGGTGACGCGGCGGTAGGAGTCGGGGCCCCAGGCGGTCAGCGCCGGCTCGGCCACCCGGTTCGGGCTGAACCCGAACGCCCCGGTCAGCACCCGGCACTCACCGCCGCCCTCGACGACGAACCGCGTGCGGTCGGTGGCCACTTCGCTCTCCCAGGCCGCCCGCAGCACCAGCCGCGCCCCGCCCTCGAACTCGGCGCGCACCGTGCCGTCCACCTCGACGTCCACCGGACCCGTGCCCGCCGCGTCACCGCGCCAGACGGCGCGCCCGGGGGTGTGCCCACCGGCGTGCCCGCCGCCCGGCGTGCGCAGTTCGGCCGCCACCGTGGCGAGCCGGGGCCGGCCCAGCAGCCCGAGCGCCACATCGGCCAGATGCCAGCCGAGGTCGAGCAGCGCTCCACCGCCCGCCGTGGCGCGGCCGGTGAACCACGAGCCGGGGCGCGGCACCCCGCCCGCGCGCAGCCAGCTCGCCCGTACGGTCAGCGGCCCCGGCGGCAGGGCACCGGCCAGCCGCCGTACGTCCTCGCGGCGCACGGCGGCCCGGCTGACCAGCAGTCCGACTCCGCGCGCCCGCCCGGCCAGCGTGTCGAACTCCGCGCGGCTCAGGCACAGCGGCTTCTCCACCACCACGGGTATGCCGCGCTCCAGCACGGCGCAGGCCAGCGCGGCGTGGGTGTGGTTGGGGGTGCCGATCACGACCACGTCGGGACGGGCCTCCAGAAAACCGGTCCAGGACGTGGCCGCCGGGACACCGGCGGCCTCCGGGTCGTGGACGGCCGCAAGTTCCAGGCGCGGATGGCGGTGGATCCGCGGCAGCCAGACCGTCCGGTTGACCCAGCCGTAGCCGAGCAGGCCCACCCGCAGCGCAGCGGTCACCGCGTCACCACGGCGTCGCCGGCCCGCGCGGCCAGTGCGGCGACCACGGTGGCCACGCGCTCCACCACGTGTGGTTCGGCCAGCAGCACCCGGTGGTGGATCCACAGGCCGTGGGCGCCCAGGTCCTCCGCCACCGCGCACCGCTCGGCCAGCTCCGGTACGGGGGTCGTGGGCACCGGGCCCGCCCGGAAGGACCCGGTGCGGTAGACGGGCGGGAAGTTGACGCACGCCGGGACGCCCGCCGCCGTCAGCCCCGCCACCAGCGCGTCGCGCGCCGCCCGGCCGGCCGACGGGTCGAGGGCCACCAGGTACATGTAGTGCGGGTTGACGTCCATCCGCGGGTCGCGGGCCTGCAGGCGCAGTCCGGGCACCTCCGCCAGCAGCGCGTCGAGCAGGGCGGCGCGCCGCTCCCGGATCCGCGTCTGCCCGGCCAGGCGGGCGAGCTGGGCGCGCAGGATCGCCGCCGTGAACTCGCTGACGCGGTAGTTGGAGCCGCCCGTCTCGTGCTGGTAGGTGGTGTCGCCGCGCGGCCGCCCGCAGGTGTGCATCAAGTACGCCTGCTCGTACGTCTTCTCGTCGGGCAGGGTCAGCGCCCCGCCCTCCCCCGCGGTCATCAGCTTGCCGTTCTGGAAGCTGTAGCAGGCGACCGTGGGGAACGCGCCGACCGGCGTCCCGTCCCACACCCCGCCCTGGGCGTGCGCGGCGTCCTGGATGAGCGCGAGGCCGTGGTCGGCCGCGAGGTCTCCCAGCCCGTGCATATCGGCGAGGTGGCCGGCCATATGGACGGGGATGACCGCGCGGGTCGCGGGGGTCAGCGCGGTGCGGACGGCTTCGGGTGTCAGGCAGTAGGTGTCGGGGTCCACGTCCGCCGGGACGGGGATGGCGCCGACGTTCTGCACGGCCAGCGAGGTGCTGATGAAGGTGAACGCGGGCAACACGACCTCGTCGCCGGGCCCGATGCCGTGCAGGCGCAGGGCCAGTTCGAGCGCGGCGGTGCCGTTGGTCACCGCGAGCGCGTGCGGCGCGCCGTTGTACGCGGCGAACTCGCGCTCGAAGTCCTCGTTCTCGGTGCCCGCCGCCCGCCACCACTGACCCTGCGCCAGGACACGGTCCAGCGCCGCGCGCTCCGTGTGGTCGTGCTGGGGCCACGGCGGCAGGTCGTCGGGGTCGATCCGGCGGACGGGTGCCGGGGGCGCGGCTGTCGGGTCGAGGGTCACGTCAGAGTCCTTTCGTCACAGGAGTGCCGGCGCCGGGCGTCACCATCGCGCGCCCCCGTCCACCAGCAGCGTCTGCCCGGTGATGTAGCCGGAGCGCGGCCCGGCCAGGAAGGCCACCGCGTCGGCGACCTCCTCCGGCGTGGCGAGGCGGCGCAGTGCGATGCGCTCGGTGACGGCCCGGTTCTCCTCCTCCGTGTAGAGCGAGGAGCCGGGGCGGGGCCGGACGGCGCCGGGCGCCACGACGTTGACGGTGACGCCGAAGCGGCCGAAGTCCCAGGCGGCCGACGCCGCCCACGCCGACAGCGCGGCCTTGGTGGCCGCGTACTCGGCCTGGCCGGGCATCCCGACGCTTCCGGCGCGGGATCCGACCAGTACGATCCGGCCGCCCCGCTGGCGCAGCATCCCCTTGCCGAGGAGCCCGGCCAGCCGGGTGACCGAGTGGACGTTGAGGTCCCACAGGCCGTCGTCGTCGCCGGGGGTCAGGACACTGCGGCGCAGTGTCCTGCCGTGGGCGCACACCAGGACGCCGGGCGCGACGCCGCGCTCCCTGATCCGGTCCATCGCGGCGGCCGGGTCGGTCAGGTCGGCCCGGACGGGTTCGAGCGCGCCGATCTTCGCGGCGAGTTCGGCCGCCCGTTCCAGGCCCTGGTGGCACACGGGCAGGACGGTCATGCCCGCGTCGGCCAGGGTGTGGCAGATCGCGGCACCGAGCAGGCCGCTCGCGCCGGTCACCAGCGCCACGCGCGGACCGCTCACGGCCGCTCCCGGGCGGCGAGCAGCAGCGTGCAGGCGGGGCGGCCCAGGTGCAGGGTCCGGCGGACGGTCAGCCCGGCGGCGGCCAGCCCCGCGGTCGCCGCCGCCTCGGTGGGCCAGGCGGTACCGCCGTGGGTGAGCCAGTCCAGCCGGGTCTCCGGCGGAACGCCCTCGGGCGCGTCCAGGAACACGTCGTCCACCAGCAGCCGCCCGCCGGGGGCCAGCCGCTCGGCGACGGCGCGCAGGTCGGCCGCCGGGCCGTGGATCGCGTTGGCGAGCACCACCAGGTCGAAGACGCCGTCGGGGAGCGGCCCGCGCCCGGCGTAGGTGCCCTCGCCGGCGACCCGGTGGTAGACACCGGGCCCGGCGGATACCTCCAGGAGGCGGTGACCGGCGGTGAAGCGGGCCAGCGCCAGGCCGCTGCGGGCGCGGCGGTGGGCCGCCTCCCCGTGCAGGGCCGTCTCGTAGACCTCGCGCAGCCGCTCGGAGGGCCCCTCGCGGTCGAACGGGCGCCGCGCGGCCCCGGACCGGACGACCTCCGCCAGGGCCTCGCGGGTCACCCACGACCGCGACAGCTCCGCCTCCAGCGCGACCAGCGCCGTATCCACGCCGCCGGTCCCCTCGCCGGTGGTGGGGACGGGGTCCTCGGGGCGCAGCAGCCCGGCGTCCTCGGCGGCGCGCAGCAACTCGGCGCAGGCGGCCTCGTCCAGGCCCAGCCGCACCGCCAGTTCCGGCACGGTCCTCGCTCCTTCGCCGAGCGCCTCGACGATGCCGAGGTCCACCAGCGTGAAGAGCAGTTCACTGCGCTTGTAGGCGGTGGCGGCGGCGACCAGGGCGTCCCGGCCCGCCAGGGCGAGCGCACGCGGCGGAAGGGGTTTGCCGACCCGGCCGCGCGGCACCTCGCCGACGCACCGGACGCGGTCGGGGACCTTCTGCGGGCCGAGCAGCGCCTTCGCGTGCTCGCCGAGTCCGGAGACGTCCGCGCCCGGTCCGCGCACATGCACCACCTCGGCCTGGAGCGCGACCGAGGTGCCGTGCCGCACGGGGTAGACGCGGGCGTCGGCGATGTCGGGGTGGCGGCACAGCGCGGCCTCGATCTCCTCCGGCGCGATCCACCGGTCCCCGCGCCGGATGGCACGTGTGCGGCGCCCCAGCAGCCGCAGCCCCGCGGCGGGGTCGTAGGCGGCCAGGTCGCCCATGGGGTGCCACGCCTCGCCGTCCACCCGCACCAGCAACTCGCCCTGGGCGCCGGGCCGCATATCGGCGCCGTCCGGGCCGGCCACGCGGAACTCCACGCCGTCCAGCGGGAATCCGACGCAGCCGGGCGGGCTGCCGGGCGCGCCACTGAACAGCGCCCCGGTCTCGGTGGAGCCGTAGTTGCGCGCCAGGCCGATGCCGAACGCTGCGGTGAACCGCTCCTCCAGCGCCGCGTCGACCGGCCCCGCGCCGACCATGGCCATGCGCAGCGCGTTGTCCGGCACCGCTTTGCCGGTGCGCTGCGCGAGCAGCCGCGCGACGGTCGGGACGAGCGCGAGCACGGTGGCCCCGGCGGCGATGTGCTCCGCGCAGCGGCCGAGCGCATGGGGCGGGACCGCGGCGATCGCGCACTCGGCCTCGAACGCGGCGTGCGCCCAGCCGAGCGCGTAGGCGTGCCACAGATGCAGCGGTATCAGCAACGTGTCATCGGCGCCCAGGCGCGCGTACCGCGCATGCCGGCGCCCCTCGGCGCGCAGGGAGTCCGTCGACCGCGCGACGAGCTTGGGCGCGCCGGTGGTTCCCGAGCTGGGCAGCAGTACGGTGCCCGGCGGATGGCCCGAGGACGCGGGGTCGCCGGTGACCGTGACGCGGTCGCCGTCCACGACGACGAGGCGTCCGCCCCCGGCCGCGTCCAGGAGTCTGCGGTGCTCGGCGGGCGGCGCGTCACGGTCGAGCAGCAGCACCACGGCCCCGGCGTCGATCAGCGTCCGGTAGGCCGCGAGCCAGGGGCCGCCGTTGGCCCCGGCGAGCGCGACGGTCGTCGCGGGCTCAACACCGTCGAGCCCGTCGAGACCGTCGAGGCCGCCCGCGCTGATCGCCAGGTCAGCCACCGCAGCTCACCCCGTCGCGCCCCTCCTTGTAGAGGCGCTTGCGCTCGGCGATCAACTCCCGGATCACCGGCGGGGCGTAGGTGGGGGCCTGGCACAGCTCATCGAGGGTGATCTCGTCCTCGAAGTACATCGACAGGGTGTCCCAGGGCGTGAAGCAGCCCTTGCACGCGTTGAGCCGGGGCCGCTCGGCCAGCAGCGCGGTGTACAGGCCGGTCTCGCCGACCCGCCGCAACGACTCGGCGTGGTCGTCCTCCAGCAGATTGCCCATATTGGAGAACCAGATGTTCGGGCACGGGGTCACCATGCCGTCGCTGAAGGTCGAGATGACCAGGCGCGGCAGATGGCAGCGGAAGGTCCGCTCGCCCTCCCGCAGGAACGACAGGAGCCGGTCGAAATAGGGGCGGGGCGGCAGCACCGCGGCCAACTCGTCGTAGCGGTCGACCAGTTCCTCGATGTGGACGATCTGGTCGGGCCGCATCGCGAACCGCTCGGAGTCGGGGCCCCGCACCGGGAACGGGAAGAAGGTCGGCGGGCGCTCCCGGTCCGCGAGCCAGCGGGCGAACGCCGGCACCTCGGGGGCGCTGCGGTCGTTCAGCACGCCGTAGATCTCCACCGGCAGGCCGCTGTCGAGGATCGTCTCGATCCGGCGCAGCACCTTGCCGTGCAGGGATTCGGTCTGCACCCGGTGCGAGTTGCCGGCGAACAGGTGGCTGTCCAGGGATACCTGGAGCACGACGTTCTTCCAGCCGCGCAGTTCCTCGAGGTGCTCCCCGCGGACCAGCACCCCATTGGTCTGGACGATCAGCACCTCGTGCTGGGCGGCCTGCTCGCGCAGATAGTCCATGATCCCGGCGACCAGGAAGATCTCCCCGCCGGTGACCTTGAGCATCGGCGCGCGGAACGTGTCGTCGATGCGCCCGGCGATGAGCGGGAGGCGGCGCCCGAGGAGGCTGCCCTCGGCGTAGCGGTCCCGGGTCGGCGGCCCGAATATCAGCTGTGCGTGGTGCGACTGCTTGAGGTTGCTCTGGCCGGTGAGGCAGTACGTGCAGCTGAGATTGCACGAGTCCTCATTGATGACCAGGTCGTTTCCGAGGAGTGTGTCGATCACGGCGCGTCCTTCCGGCAGCGGACGCTCAAACGCTAACTTTAGTTGGTGACTATCGTCAATACGCCGAACTGCCTCCATCACTTGCAGGTCACAGGATGGTCAGGAGGGGAGTTCCCGGCTACAATAGTCACAGCCATGAGAGCCGAACACAGTCAGCAGCCAGAGTTCGGTCAGCGTGTCCGGCGGCGACGCGAGGAGTTGGGCTTCTCCCAACGCC
Coding sequences:
- a CDS encoding PIG-L family deacetylase translates to MRRVVVSPHPDDAVWSCGGMFGAWAAGPGTLTVVTVFDGGPAAAVRRAEDAAALAAWPVRAAGLGFPDAAHRGARYPGPLSRRRAVHPDDAELAEAVAAALAPYLREGDLLLLPLAGRTHVDHVIARAAAERAAAGTAVQVAYYAEFPYRPPPAGGPGMEVTEHRADFSAWLRGALAYRSQVTEMFGGPLRFGRALAGHARTPAVWREHRPAAQDPAAAK
- a CDS encoding SDR family NAD(P)-dependent oxidoreductase gives rise to the protein MSGPRVALVTGASGLLGAAICHTLADAGMTVLPVCHQGLERAAELAAKIGALEPVRADLTDPAAAMDRIRERGVAPGVLVCAHGRTLRRSVLTPGDDDGLWDLNVHSVTRLAGLLGKGMLRQRGGRIVLVGSRAGSVGMPGQAEYAATKAALSAWAASAAWDFGRFGVTVNVVAPGAVRPRPGSSLYTEEENRAVTERIALRRLATPEEVADAVAFLAGPRSGYITGQTLLVDGGARW
- a CDS encoding AMP-binding protein → MADLAISAGGLDGLDGLDGVEPATTVALAGANGGPWLAAYRTLIDAGAVVLLLDRDAPPAEHRRLLDAAGGGRLVVVDGDRVTVTGDPASSGHPPGTVLLPSSGTTGAPKLVARSTDSLRAEGRRHARYARLGADDTLLIPLHLWHAYALGWAHAAFEAECAIAAVPPHALGRCAEHIAAGATVLALVPTVARLLAQRTGKAVPDNALRMAMVGAGPVDAALEERFTAAFGIGLARNYGSTETGALFSGAPGSPPGCVGFPLDGVEFRVAGPDGADMRPGAQGELLVRVDGEAWHPMGDLAAYDPAAGLRLLGRRTRAIRRGDRWIAPEEIEAALCRHPDIADARVYPVRHGTSVALQAEVVHVRGPGADVSGLGEHAKALLGPQKVPDRVRCVGEVPRGRVGKPLPPRALALAGRDALVAAATAYKRSELLFTLVDLGIVEALGEGARTVPELAVRLGLDEAACAELLRAAEDAGLLRPEDPVPTTGEGTGGVDTALVALEAELSRSWVTREALAEVVRSGAARRPFDREGPSERLREVYETALHGEAAHRRARSGLALARFTAGHRLLEVSAGPGVYHRVAGEGTYAGRGPLPDGVFDLVVLANAIHGPAADLRAVAERLAPGGRLLVDDVFLDAPEGVPPETRLDWLTHGGTAWPTEAAATAGLAAAGLTVRRTLHLGRPACTLLLAARERP
- a CDS encoding radical SAM protein encodes the protein MIDTLLGNDLVINEDSCNLSCTYCLTGQSNLKQSHHAQLIFGPPTRDRYAEGSLLGRRLPLIAGRIDDTFRAPMLKVTGGEIFLVAGIMDYLREQAAQHEVLIVQTNGVLVRGEHLEELRGWKNVVLQVSLDSHLFAGNSHRVQTESLHGKVLRRIETILDSGLPVEIYGVLNDRSAPEVPAFARWLADRERPPTFFPFPVRGPDSERFAMRPDQIVHIEELVDRYDELAAVLPPRPYFDRLLSFLREGERTFRCHLPRLVISTFSDGMVTPCPNIWFSNMGNLLEDDHAESLRRVGETGLYTALLAERPRLNACKGCFTPWDTLSMYFEDEITLDELCQAPTYAPPVIRELIAERKRLYKEGRDGVSCGG
- a CDS encoding HAD family hydrolase, which translates into the protein MSATSAVVFDLDGVLLDTTENMRRAFAATWRAARRPGDPPFTTFLAHMGAPLPRILEALGLPSELAAVYAAESTRHIELVTAHPGIPVVLASLASAGVPTAVATGKTYERALQALTAAGIAHALDVVIGSDQVTRPKPDPEIVRTALAALPDAPDTARAFFVGDSVLDMRSGRAAGATVVAAGWGQTAPETLRAEGPDHYAGTALGLLAVFGLPSPVRETSPGSHDG
- a CDS encoding type II 3-dehydroquinate dehydratase; amino-acid sequence: MAELLLLNGPNLAQLGRRRPEIYGTTTLAGIEEMVREAVPGHTVRAVQDECEGALVRAVHAAGDCAGAIVNPGALMMAGWSLRDALESFPAPWIEVHLSNVWAREEFRHHSVLSPPASGVIAGLGADGYRVAALALLARIEG
- a CDS encoding DegT/DnrJ/EryC1/StrS family aminotransferase, with protein sequence MTLDPTAAPPAPVRRIDPDDLPPWPQHDHTERAALDRVLAQGQWWRAAGTENEDFEREFAAYNGAPHALAVTNGTAALELALRLHGIGPGDEVVLPAFTFISTSLAVQNVGAIPVPADVDPDTYCLTPEAVRTALTPATRAVIPVHMAGHLADMHGLGDLAADHGLALIQDAAHAQGGVWDGTPVGAFPTVACYSFQNGKLMTAGEGGALTLPDEKTYEQAYLMHTCGRPRGDTTYQHETGGSNYRVSEFTAAILRAQLARLAGQTRIRERRAALLDALLAEVPGLRLQARDPRMDVNPHYMYLVALDPSAGRAARDALVAGLTAAGVPACVNFPPVYRTGSFRAGPVPTTPVPELAERCAVAEDLGAHGLWIHHRVLLAEPHVVERVATVVAALAARAGDAVVTR
- a CDS encoding Gfo/Idh/MocA family protein, which gives rise to MTAALRVGLLGYGWVNRTVWLPRIHRHPRLELAAVHDPEAAGVPAATSWTGFLEARPDVVVIGTPNHTHAALACAVLERGIPVVVEKPLCLSRAEFDTLAGRARGVGLLVSRAAVRREDVRRLAGALPPGPLTVRASWLRAGGVPRPGSWFTGRATAGGGALLDLGWHLADVALGLLGRPRLATVAAELRTPGGGHAGGHTPGRAVWRGDAAGTGPVDVEVDGTVRAEFEGGARLVLRAAWESEVATDRTRFVVEGGGECRVLTGAFGFSPNRVAEPALTAWGPDSYRRVTVPDPVGREYDAQVEAIADFASGRLDWQAELAESAAVVDLLEAAYRASGRPLALPESTAV
- a CDS encoding glycosyltransferase family 2 protein gives rise to the protein MSGLSVVIPTKDKPESLRATLACLLADRPPSAEIVVVSDGEGPVAVPADAPVRVVEGPRRGRAAARNTGARAAGGTRLLFVDDDILTGPGFLSAHAAHGTGPGFVHGPLMEFPVARRWLAAHGPDPVAAAAVLNGGERLVRNNLEAAALAVAAGTAPARLGWLACVGANLSLSRAAFDQAGGFDEGFGTRWGCEDLELGVRLLAAGHRPTVDRGAPGVHLTHARPDRWEQHDVTHQRFASLHDTADVRALPLLLTGSLAAYFAAAGS